Below is a genomic region from Desulfovibrio intestinalis.
TTGTGGGCTTGCGCTTTGGATCAGCGGCGCTGGCCCTTATTCTCATTTCCTTACCTATCCTGCGCGGGCTTACCCTGCACGAACTTTTTGCCGGATTCATTATCGGCGTCGCACTTCTTGGCAGCTACGGGTTGCAGACATTCGGGCTTATTTCCATTGCCGCCAGCAAGTCAGCTTTTATAACGGCCTTTTATGTGCCAGCGGTGCCCATCCTGCAGTGGGTATTTATGAAGCGACGGCCCGGCCTGATGGCATGGCTTGGCATAGGTTGCGCACTGGTGGGGCTGATATTGCTGGCCGGGCCTGACGACGTCTCACCTGGGTTCAGTATGGGCGAATTTCTTACGTTGCTGGGTGCCGTGGCCTGCGCGCTTGAAATTTTGTTTATTGGCTACTTTGCGGGATCCGTGAATGTACGCAGGGTGACTGTTGTGCAAGTGGCCGTAACCTCTATTTTGAGTTTCAGCCTGATGCCGGTTGCGGGAGAATCCGTGCCGGAATTTTCCTGGCTGCTTGTATGCAGCGCCTGCGGTCTTGGCCTTGCCACAGCGCTGATCCAACTGGT
It encodes:
- a CDS encoding DMT family transporter — protein: MQDRKIFQLSQGEWALVGVTMIWGTTFLIIRNALDVTGPLFFVGLRFGSAALALILISLPILRGLTLHELFAGFIIGVALLGSYGLQTFGLISIAASKSAFITAFYVPAVPILQWVFMKRRPGLMAWLGIGCALVGLILLAGPDDVSPGFSMGEFLTLLGAVACALEILFIGYFAGSVNVRRVTVVQVAVTSILSFSLMPVAGESVPEFSWLLVCSACGLGLATALIQLVMNWAQKSISPTRATLIYAGEPVWAAVFGRMAGERLPFLGLVGGALVVAGVLISSLRPRRGKDEKTAS